A stretch of Deinococcus sedimenti DNA encodes these proteins:
- a CDS encoding winged helix-turn-helix transcriptional regulator, translating into MSPPREPTRRSYDDGCAAAHALDLIGDRWALLVVRELLLGPRRFTDLRAALPGISATVLTQRLTDLEGFLVLRREPLPAPATGHMYALTPWGRELEPILMQLGRWGAQSPFRAPAPISLATLITAQNTMFSAQAAANLSATVHLHVGREHFTARVAHGTLNLRSGLHGPPDATLTGDVPTLGGVIFGGLPLDEAEAGGTLTVTGDRDLAARYVTLFPLPPTLPAR; encoded by the coding sequence ATGTCCCCGCCGCGCGAACCCACGCGCCGCTCCTACGACGACGGCTGCGCCGCCGCCCACGCCCTCGACCTGATCGGCGACCGCTGGGCGCTGCTCGTCGTGCGCGAACTGCTGCTCGGCCCCCGCCGCTTCACCGACCTGCGCGCGGCCCTCCCCGGCATCAGCGCCACCGTGCTCACCCAGCGACTGACCGACCTCGAGGGCTTCCTCGTGCTGCGGCGCGAACCGCTGCCCGCACCCGCCACCGGCCACATGTACGCCCTGACCCCCTGGGGCCGCGAACTCGAACCCATCCTGATGCAGCTCGGCCGCTGGGGCGCGCAGTCGCCGTTCAGGGCACCCGCGCCCATCAGTCTCGCCACGCTGATCACCGCGCAGAACACCATGTTCAGCGCCCAGGCCGCCGCGAACCTGAGCGCCACCGTGCACCTGCACGTGGGCCGCGAGCACTTCACGGCGCGCGTCGCGCACGGCACCCTGAACCTCCGGTCCGGCCTGCACGGCCCGCCCGACGCGACCCTCACCGGCGACGTGCCCACGCTGGGCGGCGTGATCTTCGGCGGCCTGCCGCTCGACGAGGCCGAGGCGGGCGGCACCCTGACCGTCACGGGCGACCGCGATCTCGCCGCGCGGTACGTCACGCTGTTCCCACTGCCCCCCACCCTGCCTGCGCGGTAA
- a CDS encoding dihydrofolate reductase family protein, with protein MSRVFLDLALSLDGFMAAPGGADGGLHDWYFAPDAAEDIKAELLSRIGAIILGRAAFGTAPDGFDTEYHVPHFILTHTPRPSVHRGGASFHFVTGGVHDALTQACAAAGDRDVCVAGGADVARQFLAADLLDEMQLHVAPVLLGGGLRLFTDAPPTRLKHLRTVQSAHATHVTYRLRTPPQA; from the coding sequence ATGAGCCGCGTGTTTCTCGACCTCGCCCTGTCCCTCGACGGCTTCATGGCCGCCCCCGGCGGCGCGGACGGCGGCCTGCACGACTGGTACTTCGCACCGGACGCCGCAGAGGACATCAAGGCCGAACTCCTCTCCCGCATCGGGGCGATCATCCTGGGCCGCGCGGCCTTCGGCACCGCCCCCGACGGCTTCGACACCGAATACCACGTCCCGCACTTCATCCTGACGCACACGCCCAGGCCCAGCGTCCACCGCGGCGGCGCGAGCTTCCACTTCGTCACCGGCGGCGTGCACGACGCACTGACCCAGGCGTGCGCCGCCGCCGGCGACCGGGACGTATGCGTGGCCGGCGGCGCGGACGTGGCCCGCCAGTTCCTCGCGGCAGACCTGCTCGACGAGATGCAGCTGCACGTCGCGCCCGTCCTGCTGGGCGGCGGCCTGCGCCTGTTCACGGACGCCCCGCCCACCCGCCTGAAACACCTCCGCACCGTGCAGTCCGCCCACGCCACCCACGTCACATACCGCCTCCGGACACCCCCGCAGGCGTGA
- a CDS encoding dihydrofolate reductase family protein — translation MGRLVISEFISLDGVIDTPSWTAPYWNDDIAAFKGEEMGAARALLQGRVTYDGMAAAWPGRGDEDPGAAIMNSIPKYVVSTTLREATWNNSTIIRENVAQEVQALKDRTDGDLLVYGSSQLFRFLSAHGLVDALNLLVYPVVLGEGQRLFAQDGGTATSLTLTASRPMGGGVMLLQYEPAPTANP, via the coding sequence ATGGGCCGACTCGTGATCTCGGAATTCATCTCACTGGACGGCGTGATCGACACGCCCTCATGGACCGCCCCGTACTGGAACGACGACATCGCCGCCTTCAAGGGCGAGGAGATGGGCGCCGCCCGCGCGCTGCTGCAGGGCCGCGTCACGTACGACGGCATGGCCGCCGCGTGGCCGGGGCGCGGCGACGAGGACCCCGGCGCGGCGATCATGAACTCCATTCCCAAATACGTCGTGTCCACCACGCTGCGCGAGGCGACGTGGAACAACTCCACCATCATCCGCGAGAACGTCGCGCAGGAAGTGCAGGCCCTCAAGGACCGCACGGACGGCGACCTGCTGGTCTACGGCAGCAGCCAGCTGTTCCGCTTCCTGTCCGCCCACGGGCTCGTCGACGCGCTGAACCTCCTCGTGTACCCCGTGGTGCTCGGCGAGGGCCAGCGCCTGTTCGCCCAGGACGGCGGGACCGCGACCTCCCTGACCCTCACCGCGTCCCGGCCCATGGGCGGCGGCGTGATGCTGCTGCAGTACGAGCCCGCACCCACCGCCAACCCGTAA
- a CDS encoding DUF4287 domain-containing protein, translated as MSFQAYLDTVKAKTGRTVADFRTESAAQGLTKHGEIVAWLKTGYGLGHGHATAVAAALLKAEHFSAPKDDRADAVFSGKKAAWKPTYEALWAAAQTYGEDVAIAPTDTYVSFTRGGKKFALVQPGATRLDLGLKRRGAEATERFEAAGTWNSMVTHRVRITDAAQLDAEVMDWLRAAYEGAS; from the coding sequence ATGTCATTTCAGGCGTATCTGGACACCGTGAAGGCGAAAACTGGCAGGACCGTCGCGGACTTCCGCACCGAGAGCGCGGCGCAGGGCCTGACGAAACACGGCGAGATCGTGGCGTGGCTCAAGACCGGGTACGGCCTGGGCCACGGGCACGCGACCGCCGTGGCCGCGGCCCTGCTGAAAGCCGAGCACTTCAGCGCCCCGAAGGACGACCGCGCGGACGCCGTGTTCAGTGGGAAGAAAGCCGCCTGGAAGCCCACCTACGAGGCGCTGTGGGCCGCCGCGCAGACCTACGGCGAAGACGTGGCGATTGCCCCCACCGACACGTACGTGAGCTTCACGCGCGGCGGGAAGAAGTTCGCCCTCGTGCAGCCTGGCGCGACGCGCCTCGACCTCGGCCTCAAGCGCCGAGGCGCAGAGGCCACCGAGCGCTTCGAGGCCGCCGGAACGTGGAACAGCATGGTCACGCACCGCGTCCGCATCACCGACGCCGCGCAACTCGACGCCGAGGTCATGGACTGGCTGCGCGCCGCGTACGAGGGCGCGTCGTGA
- a CDS encoding DHA2 family efflux MFS transporter permease subunit encodes MSGPPDTLAPRDRAVIVILLIATFVVILNETIMNVALPVLMTDLRVDAGRAQWLSTAFMLTMAVVIPVTGFLLQRLATRTVFLLAMGLFSAGTLLAALAPGFVPLLLARIVQASGTAIMLPLLITTVLTVVPQRGRGAVMGNISIVISVAPALGPTISGLILQAFSWRFMFVFVLPIALAALAYGARMLGNVGERKAAPLDLVSVPLSALGFGGVVYALNQASGPGGFGSPAVLWPLGVATLALTAFVARQRALIRRDAPLLDLRAFRYPQFTLGVGVMVIAMMALFGGAILLPLYVQGVRGLSTLQTGLLLLPGGLVMGLLAPTVGRWYDRVGPRPLTLPGTVLMAGALFGFGGLTVATPAWTLVALHVTLSTGLALLFTPVFTSSLSPLPPRLYSHGSAILSTLQQVAGAAGTALLVTLYAARSAAQTAQGAAPTLAQQSGIGLAFTVSAGIAVLAIPLALGLNRTGQAGHGAPAPETAPQPGD; translated from the coding sequence GTGAGCGGCCCGCCCGACACCCTGGCCCCCCGCGACCGCGCCGTGATCGTGATCCTGCTGATCGCGACCTTCGTGGTCATCCTGAACGAGACGATCATGAACGTCGCCCTGCCCGTCCTGATGACCGACCTGCGCGTGGACGCGGGCCGCGCACAGTGGCTGTCCACGGCGTTCATGCTGACGATGGCCGTCGTGATTCCCGTCACGGGCTTCCTGCTGCAGCGCCTCGCGACGCGCACCGTGTTCCTGCTCGCCATGGGCCTGTTCAGCGCGGGCACGCTGCTCGCGGCGCTCGCGCCGGGCTTCGTGCCGCTGCTGCTGGCGCGGATCGTGCAGGCCAGCGGCACGGCGATCATGCTGCCCCTGCTGATCACGACCGTGCTGACGGTCGTGCCCCAGCGCGGGCGGGGCGCCGTGATGGGCAACATCAGCATCGTGATCTCGGTCGCGCCGGCGCTCGGGCCGACCATCTCGGGCCTGATCCTGCAGGCGTTCTCGTGGCGTTTCATGTTCGTGTTCGTGCTGCCCATCGCGCTGGCGGCACTGGCGTACGGCGCGCGCATGCTGGGCAACGTGGGCGAGCGGAAGGCCGCGCCGCTGGACCTCGTGTCCGTCCCGCTGTCCGCGCTGGGCTTCGGGGGTGTCGTGTACGCGCTGAACCAGGCGAGTGGCCCCGGCGGTTTCGGCAGCCCGGCGGTGCTGTGGCCGCTCGGCGTGGCCACCTTGGCCCTGACGGCCTTCGTCGCCCGGCAGCGCGCGCTGATCCGGCGGGACGCGCCGCTGCTCGACCTGCGCGCCTTCCGGTACCCGCAGTTCACGCTGGGCGTGGGCGTCATGGTGATCGCCATGATGGCCCTGTTCGGCGGGGCGATCCTGCTGCCGCTGTACGTGCAGGGCGTGCGCGGCCTGAGCACCCTGCAGACCGGCCTGCTGCTGCTGCCCGGCGGGCTGGTCATGGGCCTGCTGGCCCCCACCGTCGGCCGCTGGTACGACCGCGTGGGGCCGCGCCCGCTGACGCTGCCCGGCACGGTCCTCATGGCGGGCGCGCTGTTCGGCTTCGGGGGCCTCACGGTCGCCACGCCCGCGTGGACGCTCGTGGCGCTGCACGTGACCCTGAGCACCGGGCTGGCGCTGCTGTTCACGCCGGTGTTCACGAGCAGCCTCTCGCCGCTGCCGCCCCGCCTGTACTCGCACGGCAGCGCGATCCTCAGCACCCTGCAACAGGTCGCGGGGGCCGCCGGGACCGCCCTGCTCGTCACGCTGTACGCCGCCCGCAGCGCCGCCCAGACCGCGCAGGGGGCCGCGCCCACCCTCGCGCAGCAGAGTGGGATCGGACTGGCCTTCACCGTCTCCGCGGGCATCGCCGTGCTGGCCATCCCACTCGCCCTGGGCCTCAACCGCACCGGGCAGGCCGGACACGGCGCGCCCGCCCCGGAAACCGCCCCCCAGCCGGGCGACTGA
- a CDS encoding YdeI/OmpD-associated family protein has protein sequence MPTFTAPLKQEGRTATGLEVPPEIMAALGGGKRPAVTVTLNGYAYRSTVGVMGGRAMIPVSAEHRRGAGVSAGDLVTVTLDLDAAPREVEVPADLRAALDANPAALAAFATLSYSGKRQHTLSGEGTRNPDTRARRVAKAIEALAGGA, from the coding sequence ATGCCCACGTTCACCGCACCCCTGAAGCAGGAAGGCAGGACCGCGACCGGCCTCGAGGTGCCGCCCGAGATCATGGCGGCACTGGGCGGCGGCAAGAGGCCCGCCGTGACCGTCACCCTGAACGGGTACGCGTACCGCAGCACGGTCGGCGTGATGGGCGGCCGCGCGATGATCCCCGTGAGCGCCGAGCACCGCCGCGGCGCAGGCGTCAGCGCCGGGGACCTCGTGACTGTCACCCTGGACCTTGACGCGGCCCCGCGTGAGGTCGAGGTGCCCGCCGACCTGCGGGCGGCGCTGGACGCGAACCCGGCCGCCCTGGCGGCGTTCGCGACGCTGTCGTACAGCGGAAAACGCCAGCACACCCTGTCGGGCGAGGGCACCAGGAACCCCGACACGCGGGCGCGCCGCGTCGCGAAGGCCATCGAGGCACTGGCGGGAGGCGCGTGA
- a CDS encoding VOC family protein: protein MNWTLEVVVVPVTDIDRAKAFYEGGLGFHVDHDVQTGSGRIVQLTPPGSGCSIVLGPQPARMPPGSLQGVQLVVNDLRAAREELRARGVAVPDIQILGGPARPATPDDDLNHVGFLFLHDPDGNGWAVQQITARS, encoded by the coding sequence GTGAACTGGACGCTGGAGGTCGTCGTGGTGCCCGTGACCGACATCGACCGCGCGAAGGCCTTCTACGAGGGTGGCCTGGGCTTCCACGTCGACCATGACGTCCAGACGGGCAGTGGGCGGATCGTGCAGCTCACGCCGCCCGGCTCCGGCTGCTCCATCGTGCTCGGGCCGCAGCCCGCCCGCATGCCGCCCGGCTCACTGCAGGGCGTGCAACTCGTCGTGAACGACCTGCGGGCCGCGCGCGAGGAACTCCGGGCACGTGGGGTGGCCGTCCCGGACATCCAGATTCTGGGCGGCCCGGCGCGCCCCGCCACGCCGGACGACGACCTGAACCACGTCGGGTTCCTGTTCCTGCACGATCCCGACGGGAACGGCTGGGCCGTGCAGCAGATCACCGCCCGCTCCTGA
- a CDS encoding VOC family protein, with amino-acid sequence MPSTLTVQPYLGFSGQARDALTFYQSCLGGAVELMTVADSPVAAHFPPDAQEHVLHGTLTSGPLILNASDMREDTTRTHSVSLALQCVDAAQARKVFDALAQGGTVTQPLGPSFWGGQFGELTDRFGLHWLLNVPAEVR; translated from the coding sequence ATGCCGTCCACCCTCACCGTGCAGCCGTACCTGGGATTCAGCGGGCAGGCCCGCGACGCCCTGACCTTCTACCAGTCGTGCCTGGGCGGCGCCGTCGAGCTCATGACGGTCGCCGACTCCCCGGTCGCCGCGCACTTCCCGCCGGACGCGCAGGAGCACGTGCTGCACGGCACCCTGACCAGCGGCCCGCTGATCCTGAACGCGTCGGACATGCGGGAGGACACCACGCGCACCCACAGCGTCTCGCTGGCCCTGCAGTGTGTCGACGCCGCTCAGGCCCGCAAGGTCTTCGACGCGCTCGCGCAGGGCGGCACGGTCACGCAGCCGCTCGGACCCTCGTTCTGGGGCGGGCAGTTCGGGGAGCTCACGGACCGCTTCGGACTGCACTGGCTGCTGAACGTGCCCGCAGAGGTCCGCTGA
- a CDS encoding VOC family protein: MPRAITPALMFQGACADALALYTRVFPDARVENLQHAGDGTVRGATLHLTPTLSVRVSDSPPVHSFTFTPSTSLFVDCTDTAEFETLYAGLSDGGEILMPPGDYGFSVRFAWLNDRHGVSWQLNVPA, translated from the coding sequence ATGCCGCGCGCCATCACCCCGGCCCTGATGTTTCAGGGCGCGTGCGCGGACGCGCTGGCCCTGTACACCCGCGTGTTCCCGGATGCCCGCGTGGAGAACCTCCAGCACGCCGGGGACGGCACCGTGCGCGGCGCGACCCTGCACCTGACGCCCACGCTGAGCGTGCGCGTGTCCGACAGCCCGCCCGTCCACTCGTTCACGTTCACGCCCTCCACGTCACTGTTCGTGGACTGCACCGACACGGCCGAGTTCGAGACGCTGTACGCGGGCCTGTCCGACGGCGGCGAGATCCTCATGCCGCCGGGCGACTACGGCTTCAGCGTGCGCTTCGCGTGGCTCAACGACCGCCACGGCGTGTCCTGGCAGCTGAACGTCCCCGCATGA
- a CDS encoding Type 1 glutamine amidotransferase-like domain-containing protein, producing the protein MKLLLTSGGVTNASIHAALVGMLGKPISECRALCIPTAQHGHPWCTPDSAWRFVAGRSPAPMVDLGWASVGLLELLALPHRPRDRWEAWVRAADVLLVDGGDAAFLTHWLRQTGLADLLPDLTDTVWVGVSAGSMALTPRIGPQFLSWPGANGDDWGLGLVDFSIFPHLNYPDFPDNRMANAEAWAAQIGGPAYALDDQSAVRVVGGVAEVISEGEWRAFP; encoded by the coding sequence ATGAAACTCCTGCTCACGTCCGGCGGGGTCACGAACGCCAGCATTCACGCCGCGCTCGTCGGGATGCTGGGCAAACCCATCTCAGAGTGCCGCGCGCTGTGCATTCCCACCGCGCAGCACGGCCACCCGTGGTGCACGCCCGACAGCGCGTGGCGGTTCGTGGCCGGGCGCAGCCCCGCGCCGATGGTGGACCTGGGCTGGGCCAGCGTGGGCCTGCTGGAACTGCTGGCCCTGCCGCACCGGCCCCGCGACCGCTGGGAGGCGTGGGTGCGCGCCGCCGACGTGCTCCTCGTGGACGGCGGCGACGCGGCCTTTCTGACCCACTGGCTGCGGCAGACCGGACTGGCCGACCTGCTCCCCGACCTGACGGACACCGTCTGGGTGGGCGTCAGCGCCGGGAGCATGGCCCTCACGCCCCGCATCGGCCCGCAGTTCCTCTCCTGGCCCGGCGCGAATGGCGACGACTGGGGACTGGGCCTGGTGGACTTCTCGATCTTCCCGCACCTGAACTACCCGGACTTCCCCGACAACCGCATGGCGAACGCCGAGGCGTGGGCCGCGCAGATCGGCGGGCCCGCGTACGCCCTGGACGACCAGAGCGCCGTCCGGGTGGTCGGCGGCGTGGCCGAGGTCATCTCGGAAGGGGAGTGGCGGGCGTTCCCCTGA
- a CDS encoding TldD/PmbA family protein — protein sequence MNRKLNRAPDAQLSPEGAQAFLLNLARARGLELEVFAQREQDTSVSALKGEVTKFQLSTQQGVALRVLRGGAWGESFTENLSEAALERALDRAAENAELTVPEAGAALVNWPEPPAMDLSGEGLSGVTVAQKVAAALDLDRAAAGADPRVISVPYGGYSDSVRDWQVANTSGLERSAQALYAMTAVYPLLSENGQSKMDGDWQFTREFTQLDPTRTALTAVERTAALLGAQPAPSGAFPVWITGRAMAELLGLFAPMFSGRMIEEGKSPLAGRVGDVIAAPGVTLMDDATLETGLMARPFDAEGCPSAPLTLVEDGQLQAVMHNQGTAARAGVSSTGHAKRYGLGSPVGVGHSNLYLVPHATGADVPTASFSGIQLLGVSGGHAGANAVTGDFSLEASGFLVQEGERQHALDVFTVAGNFLDLLRDVQWVGADLHWTYMGTGAPDVLVGSLSIAGQ from the coding sequence ATGAACCGGAAACTGAACCGCGCGCCGGACGCTCAGCTCTCCCCGGAAGGGGCGCAGGCGTTCCTGCTGAACCTCGCGCGGGCGCGGGGCCTGGAGCTGGAGGTGTTCGCGCAGCGTGAGCAGGACACCAGCGTCAGTGCCTTGAAGGGCGAGGTGACGAAGTTCCAGCTGTCCACGCAGCAGGGCGTGGCGCTGCGCGTCCTGCGGGGCGGCGCGTGGGGCGAGAGCTTCACGGAGAACCTGAGCGAGGCGGCGCTGGAGCGCGCCCTGGACCGCGCGGCGGAGAACGCCGAGCTGACGGTCCCCGAGGCGGGCGCGGCGCTGGTGAACTGGCCTGAGCCGCCCGCGATGGACCTGAGCGGCGAGGGCCTGAGCGGCGTGACGGTCGCGCAGAAGGTCGCGGCGGCGCTGGACTTGGACCGCGCGGCGGCCGGGGCGGACCCACGCGTGATCAGCGTCCCGTACGGCGGGTACTCGGACAGCGTGCGGGACTGGCAGGTGGCGAACACGAGCGGGCTGGAGCGCAGTGCGCAGGCGCTGTACGCCATGACGGCCGTGTACCCGCTGCTGTCGGAGAACGGGCAGAGCAAGATGGACGGCGACTGGCAGTTCACGCGGGAGTTCACGCAGCTGGACCCCACCCGCACCGCGCTGACGGCCGTGGAGCGCACGGCGGCGCTGCTGGGCGCGCAGCCCGCGCCGAGCGGGGCGTTCCCGGTGTGGATCACCGGGCGGGCCATGGCGGAACTGCTGGGCCTGTTCGCCCCGATGTTCAGTGGCCGCATGATCGAGGAGGGCAAGAGCCCCCTGGCCGGGCGGGTGGGCGACGTGATCGCCGCGCCGGGCGTGACCCTGATGGACGACGCGACGCTGGAGACGGGACTGATGGCCCGCCCGTTCGACGCGGAGGGCTGCCCCAGCGCGCCCCTGACGCTGGTGGAGGACGGCCAGCTGCAGGCCGTGATGCACAACCAGGGCACCGCCGCCCGCGCGGGCGTGAGCAGCACCGGGCACGCCAAACGGTACGGTCTGGGCAGCCCGGTGGGCGTGGGGCACAGCAACCTCTACCTGGTGCCGCACGCGACCGGGGCAGACGTGCCGACCGCGTCGTTCAGCGGGATTCAGCTGCTGGGTGTCAGTGGCGGGCACGCGGGCGCGAACGCCGTGACCGGGGACTTCAGCCTGGAGGCCAGCGGGTTCCTCGTGCAGGAGGGCGAGCGGCAGCATGCGCTGGACGTGTTCACGGTCGCCGGGAACTTCCTGGACCTGCTGCGGGACGTACAGTGGGTGGGGGCTGACCTGCACTGGACGTACATGGGCACGGGCGCGCCGGACGTGCTGGTCGGGTCCCTGTCCATCGCCGGACAGTAA
- a CDS encoding TldD/PmbA family protein: MLDEALVAQVLGAARRGGAEFAELFVEDRVNTALRLHQGELRDARDGNLFGAGVRLLYGTQVVYAYTNDVTATGLLELARQVAQARGDAGVTDSGGAGGLDFTRVDVTPMQVAREHPLHAAKAQKLALMRRAHAAAAGAGAVRTVDVHYLDMVQRVLIANSEGLWAEDERLSTRIMCTAIAQDGTDRATGMSGPGAGRGLEFFEERPPEAIGAEAARIANAMLGAAYAPAGKYPVVIGNAFGGVIFHEACGHILETTAVEKNASVFAGKIGQRIAHDCVTAVDDGTIPGAWGALGVDDEGMVPQRTTLIENGMLRSYMVDRVGHLKTGEARTGSGRRASYRFAPASRMRSTFIAAGDRTPEELIRGVEHGIYARTMGGGSVVPGTGDYNFSVNEAYMIRGGEVAEPLRGAALVGNGAQDLMNIVGVAGDLQLGQGMCGSVSGSLPTDVGQPHILISEITVGGRA; this comes from the coding sequence ATGCTGGATGAGGCGTTGGTGGCGCAGGTGCTGGGCGCGGCCCGGCGGGGCGGGGCGGAGTTCGCGGAGCTGTTCGTGGAGGACCGCGTGAATACGGCCCTGCGGCTGCATCAGGGGGAACTGAGGGACGCGCGGGACGGGAACCTGTTCGGGGCGGGCGTGCGGCTGCTGTACGGCACGCAGGTCGTGTACGCGTACACGAACGACGTGACGGCGACCGGGCTGCTGGAGCTGGCGCGGCAGGTGGCGCAGGCGCGCGGGGACGCGGGCGTGACGGACTCGGGCGGCGCGGGCGGCCTGGATTTCACGCGGGTGGACGTGACGCCCATGCAGGTGGCGCGGGAGCATCCGCTGCACGCGGCGAAGGCGCAGAAACTGGCGTTGATGCGCCGCGCGCACGCGGCGGCGGCCGGGGCGGGCGCGGTGCGGACGGTGGATGTCCACTACCTGGACATGGTGCAGCGCGTGCTGATCGCGAACTCCGAGGGGCTGTGGGCGGAGGACGAGCGGCTGAGCACGCGGATCATGTGCACCGCAATCGCGCAGGACGGCACGGACCGCGCGACCGGCATGTCGGGACCCGGCGCGGGGCGCGGCCTGGAGTTCTTCGAGGAGCGCCCGCCCGAGGCGATCGGCGCGGAGGCCGCGCGGATCGCGAACGCCATGCTGGGCGCGGCGTACGCCCCGGCGGGCAAGTACCCGGTCGTGATCGGGAACGCGTTCGGCGGCGTGATCTTCCACGAGGCGTGCGGGCACATCCTGGAGACGACCGCGGTGGAGAAGAACGCCAGCGTGTTCGCCGGGAAGATCGGGCAGCGCATCGCGCACGACTGCGTGACGGCCGTGGATGACGGCACGATTCCCGGCGCGTGGGGTGCGCTGGGCGTGGATGACGAGGGCATGGTCCCGCAGCGGACCACCCTGATCGAGAATGGGATGCTGCGGTCGTACATGGTGGACCGCGTGGGGCACCTGAAGACCGGTGAGGCCCGCACGGGCAGCGGTCGGCGCGCCAGTTACCGCTTCGCGCCTGCCAGCCGCATGCGCAGCACGTTCATCGCGGCCGGGGACCGCACGCCCGAGGAACTGATCCGGGGCGTGGAGCACGGCATCTACGCGCGCACCATGGGCGGCGGGAGCGTCGTGCCGGGCACCGGGGACTACAACTTCTCGGTGAACGAGGCATACATGATCCGCGGGGGCGAGGTGGCCGAACCGCTGCGGGGCGCGGCGCTCGTGGGGAACGGCGCGCAGGACCTGATGAACATCGTGGGGGTCGCCGGGGACCTGCAGCTGGGGCAGGGCATGTGCGGCAGCGTGTCCGGCAGCCTGCCGACGGACGTGGGGCAGCCGCACATCCTGATCTCGGAGATCACCGTGGGGGGCCGCGCATGA